In Micromonospora purpureochromogenes, a single window of DNA contains:
- a CDS encoding PseG/SpsG family protein, which produces MNTPRIGLRCDAGPRRGLGHLVRCLALGEEFLARGAWVELFGTVERIGWAQAQLAARGIPAHPGPDTPARLVEAAHRHRLDAMVLDSYELDPAGAGALRAAGVVTLAVVDGDTRGQDADLYLDQNFGARTDAPAGRLLAGTRYALLRDSVIGARPAAPKQPAPVDRPRVLAFFGGTDALGAAPVLTRVLLATGHPMELTVVVGRPDVEAELAALTPGRGQSLRPVPPTDELPALIGAADLVVSAAGTSTWELCCLGAPSALVCVVDNQRESYRRVVDHGLAAGLGELPELAGAGVAGRAARAAAARSLTGLLGSPRRRAALAARAWATVDGRGRARVADALFDLVQRGDRTPVLNR; this is translated from the coding sequence CTGAACACGCCACGGATCGGGTTGCGCTGCGACGCCGGGCCCCGACGCGGCCTCGGGCACCTGGTCCGCTGCCTGGCCCTCGGCGAGGAGTTCCTGGCCCGGGGGGCCTGGGTCGAGCTGTTCGGCACCGTCGAGCGGATCGGCTGGGCGCAGGCGCAGCTGGCGGCGCGGGGCATCCCGGCGCACCCGGGCCCGGACACCCCGGCCAGGCTGGTCGAGGCGGCCCACCGGCACCGGCTGGACGCGATGGTGCTCGACTCGTACGAGCTGGACCCGGCCGGAGCCGGAGCGCTGCGCGCGGCGGGCGTGGTCACCCTGGCGGTGGTCGACGGCGACACCCGGGGCCAGGACGCCGACCTCTACCTGGACCAGAACTTCGGCGCCCGCACCGACGCGCCCGCCGGGCGGCTGCTGGCCGGCACCCGGTACGCGCTGCTGCGCGACTCGGTGATCGGCGCCCGGCCGGCCGCCCCGAAGCAGCCCGCGCCGGTGGACCGGCCCCGGGTGCTCGCCTTCTTCGGCGGCACCGACGCGCTGGGCGCCGCCCCGGTGCTGACCCGGGTGCTGCTCGCCACCGGGCACCCGATGGAGCTGACCGTGGTGGTCGGCCGCCCCGACGTCGAGGCGGAGCTGGCGGCGCTGACCCCCGGCCGGGGCCAGTCGCTGCGTCCGGTCCCGCCCACCGACGAGCTGCCCGCCCTGATCGGGGCGGCGGACCTGGTGGTCAGCGCCGCCGGCACGTCCACCTGGGAACTGTGCTGCCTGGGCGCGCCGTCGGCGCTGGTCTGCGTGGTGGACAACCAGCGCGAGTCGTACCGCCGGGTGGTGGACCACGGGCTGGCCGCCGGCCTGGGCGAGCTGCCGGAGCTGGCCGGGGCCGGGGTGGCCGGGCGGGCGGCCCGGGCGGCGGCCGCGCGAAGCCTGACCGGCCTGCTCGGCTCCCCCCGGCGGCGGGCCGCGCTCGCCGCCCGGGCCTGGGCCACCGTCGACGGGCGCGGCCGGGCCCGGGTCGCCGACGCGCTGTTCGACCTGGTCCAGCGCGGCGATCGTACGCCTGTACTAAACCGCTGA
- a CDS encoding DNA gyrase/topoisomerase IV subunit A translates to MARRKEDRAKVDLSAFDQAGARVFDNPLVTEVSDSYLEYAFSVIHSRALPDARDGLKPVHRRILYAMNEAGFRPDRAHVKSARVVGDVMGRYHPHGDTAIYDAMVRMAQDFSLNAPLIDGHGNFGSPDDGPAAARYTEARMSREAMLLVGELGEDTVDVEPNYDGSLTQPTVLPAAFPNLLVNGASGIAVGMATNMIPHNLGEVVSAARWLINHPDADLDKLMEFVPGPDLPTGGLLLGLDEVRRAYETGRGVVRMRGKVEIGPLEGSRGRQAITVVELPYGVGAEKVIAAITNEVTKTKRLTGIADVKDLTDRESGTRLVIECKVGVNPQALLADLYRLTPLEQSFGVNNLVLVDGQPRTLGLKALLEVFLAHRYEVVTRRSAYRRRKREERLHLVDGLLIALLDIDKVVKLIRASEDAQAAKDGLMQKFKLSEIQATYILDTPLRRLTRYDRIELEAEQEKLRGEITELSKILDDDKVLKKVVSDELSAVVKQFGAPRRTTLVDGDLKEVLAASVPAGPLEVADDPCQVILSATGLVARTAAESEEAAEGRRRNGRVKHDAVRAVVHTTARGRVLLVTSAGRAFKIDVLPLPVLPEQAGTVSLRGGMSAAELLPLAAGETVVGLAPLGAAAQGSPGLALGTRQGVVKVCAPEWPVRSDEFEVIGLREGDEVVGATWLTDGQEPLTFITSEASLLRFAATLVRPQGLKGGGMAGVNVPDGARVVWFGAVRTDDPGHGEPMVVTSTGATVKVTPFRAYPAKGRATGGVRAQRFLKGETDLVVAWVGARPVGATATGDPVELPPADPRRDGSGFAVMLGPTVLGHLIERN, encoded by the coding sequence ATGGCACGCCGCAAGGAAGACCGCGCCAAGGTGGACCTGTCCGCCTTCGACCAGGCCGGCGCGCGGGTGTTCGACAACCCGCTGGTCACCGAGGTCTCCGACTCCTACCTGGAGTACGCCTTCTCGGTCATCCACTCCCGCGCCCTGCCCGACGCGCGCGACGGGCTCAAGCCGGTGCACCGGCGCATCCTCTACGCGATGAACGAGGCGGGCTTCCGCCCCGATCGGGCGCACGTGAAGTCCGCCCGCGTGGTCGGCGACGTGATGGGTCGCTACCACCCGCACGGTGACACCGCTATCTACGACGCAATGGTCCGGATGGCCCAGGACTTCTCGCTCAACGCGCCGCTCATCGACGGGCATGGAAATTTTGGAAGCCCGGACGATGGACCTGCCGCGGCGCGCTACACCGAAGCACGGATGTCCCGCGAGGCGATGCTGCTCGTCGGCGAGTTGGGCGAGGACACCGTTGACGTCGAGCCCAACTACGACGGCTCGCTGACCCAGCCCACCGTGCTGCCGGCCGCCTTCCCCAACCTGCTGGTCAACGGCGCGTCCGGGATCGCGGTCGGGATGGCGACCAACATGATCCCGCACAACCTCGGCGAGGTGGTCTCCGCCGCCCGCTGGCTGATCAACCACCCGGACGCCGACCTCGACAAGCTGATGGAGTTCGTTCCCGGCCCCGACCTGCCCACCGGCGGTCTGCTGCTCGGCCTGGACGAGGTGCGTCGAGCGTACGAGACCGGACGCGGCGTGGTGCGGATGCGCGGCAAGGTGGAGATCGGCCCGCTGGAGGGCAGCCGCGGCCGGCAGGCGATCACCGTCGTCGAGCTGCCGTACGGCGTCGGCGCGGAGAAGGTCATCGCGGCGATCACCAACGAGGTCACCAAGACCAAGCGGCTGACCGGCATCGCCGACGTCAAGGACCTCACCGACCGGGAGAGCGGCACCCGGCTGGTCATCGAGTGCAAGGTCGGGGTCAACCCGCAGGCGCTGCTGGCCGACCTCTACCGGCTCACCCCGCTGGAGCAGTCGTTCGGCGTCAACAACCTGGTGCTGGTCGACGGCCAGCCGCGCACCCTGGGGCTGAAGGCGCTGCTGGAGGTCTTCCTGGCCCACCGGTACGAGGTGGTCACCCGGCGCAGCGCGTACCGCCGGCGCAAGCGCGAGGAGCGGCTGCACCTGGTCGACGGTCTGCTGATCGCCCTGCTCGACATCGACAAGGTGGTCAAGCTGATCCGGGCCAGCGAGGACGCCCAGGCGGCCAAGGACGGCCTGATGCAGAAGTTCAAGCTCTCCGAGATCCAGGCCACCTACATCCTGGACACTCCGCTGCGCCGGCTGACCAGGTACGACCGGATCGAGCTGGAGGCCGAGCAGGAGAAGCTGCGCGGGGAGATTACCGAGCTGTCCAAGATCCTCGATGACGACAAGGTGCTGAAGAAGGTCGTCTCCGACGAGCTGTCGGCGGTGGTGAAGCAGTTCGGCGCGCCTCGGCGTACCACCCTGGTCGACGGCGACCTCAAGGAGGTGCTGGCGGCGTCGGTGCCGGCCGGCCCGCTGGAGGTGGCCGACGACCCCTGCCAGGTGATCCTCTCCGCGACCGGGCTGGTGGCCCGCACCGCGGCCGAGTCGGAGGAGGCCGCCGAGGGGCGCCGGCGCAACGGCCGGGTCAAGCACGACGCGGTACGCGCCGTCGTGCACACCACGGCCCGGGGCCGGGTGCTCCTGGTGACCAGCGCCGGCCGGGCGTTCAAGATCGACGTGCTGCCGCTGCCGGTGCTGCCGGAGCAGGCCGGCACGGTCTCGCTGCGCGGCGGCATGTCCGCCGCCGAGCTGCTGCCGCTGGCGGCCGGCGAGACGGTGGTCGGCCTGGCCCCGCTCGGGGCGGCCGCGCAGGGCTCGCCGGGCCTGGCGCTCGGCACCCGGCAGGGCGTGGTCAAGGTCTGCGCGCCGGAGTGGCCGGTCCGCTCGGACGAGTTCGAGGTGATCGGCCTGCGCGAGGGCGACGAGGTGGTCGGGGCGACCTGGCTCACCGACGGCCAGGAGCCGCTGACCTTCATCACCTCGGAGGCGTCGCTGCTGCGCTTCGCCGCCACGCTGGTCCGCCCGCAGGGGCTCAAGGGCGGCGGCATGGCCGGCGTCAACGTGCCCGACGGGGCGCGGGTGGTCTGGTTCGGGGCGGTCCGCACCGACGACCCCGGGCACGGGGAGCCGATGGTGGTCACCTCCACCGGCGCGACGGTCAAGGTGACGCCGTTCAGGGCGTACCCGGCGAAGGGGAGGGCGACCGGCGGCGTGCGCGCGCAGCGGTTCCTCAAGGGCGAGACGGACCTGGTGGTCGCCTGGGTCGGCGCCCGGCCGGTCGGCGCGACCGCGACCGGCGACCCGGTGGAGCTGCCCCCCGCCGACCCGCGCCGCGACGGCAGCGGCTTCGCCGTCATGCTCGGCCCCACGGTCCTCGGCCACCTCATCGAACGCAACTGA
- the pseB gene encoding UDP-N-acetylglucosamine 4,6-dehydratase (inverting), with product MSELTGSSILVTGGTGSFGRTFLRHILAEADPARVVVFSRDELKQYELRQQLGDDPRLRWFIGDIRDRHRLTRAMHGVDHVVHAAALKQVDTAEYNPSEFIATNITGSQHVVDAAIEAGVRKVIALSTDKASSPINLYGATKLVGDKLFVSANHYAAQHPTRFAVVRYGNVVGSRGSVVPLFRRLAAEGKSLPITDKRMTRFWITLDQAVQFVMDSFDQMQGGELFVPRIPSMRILDLVEAVAPDATTHEIGIRPGEKLHEEMIAPDDSRRTLRAKDRFIVQPTIATWGYQPPVGCEPVPDGFAYQSDTNDEWLSVEHLRDMLGLGA from the coding sequence TTGAGCGAGCTGACGGGATCCTCCATCCTGGTCACCGGCGGCACCGGTTCCTTCGGTAGGACCTTCCTCCGGCACATCCTGGCCGAGGCCGACCCGGCCCGGGTGGTGGTCTTCTCCCGCGACGAGCTGAAGCAGTACGAGCTGCGCCAGCAGCTCGGCGACGACCCGCGGCTGCGCTGGTTCATCGGCGACATCCGGGACCGGCACCGGCTCACCCGGGCCATGCACGGCGTCGACCACGTGGTGCACGCGGCGGCGCTGAAGCAGGTGGACACCGCCGAGTACAACCCGTCGGAGTTCATCGCCACCAACATCACCGGCTCCCAGCACGTGGTGGACGCCGCGATCGAGGCCGGCGTCAGGAAGGTCATCGCGCTCTCCACCGACAAGGCGTCCAGCCCGATCAACCTGTACGGCGCCACCAAGCTGGTCGGCGACAAGCTCTTCGTCTCCGCCAACCACTACGCCGCCCAGCACCCCACCCGCTTCGCGGTGGTCCGCTACGGCAACGTGGTGGGCAGCCGCGGGTCGGTGGTGCCGCTGTTCCGCCGGCTGGCCGCCGAGGGCAAGAGCCTGCCGATCACCGACAAGCGGATGACCCGGTTCTGGATCACCCTCGACCAGGCCGTCCAGTTCGTCATGGACAGCTTCGACCAGATGCAGGGCGGCGAGCTGTTCGTGCCGCGCATCCCCAGCATGCGCATCCTCGACCTGGTCGAGGCGGTCGCCCCGGACGCCACCACGCACGAGATCGGCATCCGGCCGGGCGAGAAGCTGCACGAGGAGATGATCGCCCCGGACGACAGCCGGCGGACGCTGCGCGCCAAGGACCGGTTCATCGTCCAGCCCACCATCGCCACCTGGGGCTACCAGCCGCCGGTCGGCTGCGAGCCGGTGCCGGACGGGTTCGCGTACCAGTCGGACACCAACGACGAGTGGCTGAGCGTCGAGCACCTGCGCGACATGCTCGGCCTGGGCGCGTGA
- a CDS encoding methyltransferase domain-containing protein: protein MTTDTARIALPGGEMLAWSDLPEERLPEGGPLAALAARVVPAGARVLLAGPHDPALPTRLAHAEVTCLLRSHPDGVALAERGARVVVGGPSGLPAGETFDVVVAAAGLDAVESVEGPRLGWDGVLDRLARALRPGGTLLLRLDNPLGVHRLVATAPWYADRADAAWTIGGVLDTDRPANPEQLRDRLTVAGLRPAACFAAYPDPSAPTALVAADELDRRTTSGLFDAVLHGACAGGAATVLQDPVRLAVDALHAGLGSALAPGWLLLARRPADPDTGPTDPWPDALPVALVQTGPPGIGVVEVVDGPDGWRWRVGGRVSRPAPAPFATREAAYRDAGALDGPVPEGRLLGTLLLDACLRRDLDTVRRLLRGYATWLAAGADADGRLGGAVALAGTDNVVVAGDQYAVLDPSWRAAAPMDVDVVLARSLWRFAAALLTGGYAHPWPSTLDVAGLTVVLGGLAGRELDRRTVHAAIEAEAAVSAALRGLDADGRVRLATELRAVEPTDPPAGPRSYQQLREAWLRQREELTRLGALLKWTEELLTSRERALRRADATINLLSGSLSYRVGRLAITPARLAKRGARAAKRRAREALNQRGPREEQQ, encoded by the coding sequence TTGACCACTGACACGGCCCGGATCGCGCTGCCCGGCGGGGAGATGCTGGCCTGGTCCGACCTGCCCGAGGAGCGGCTGCCCGAGGGCGGGCCGCTGGCCGCGCTGGCGGCCCGGGTCGTACCGGCCGGGGCGCGGGTGCTGCTGGCCGGGCCGCACGACCCGGCGCTGCCGACCCGGCTGGCGCACGCCGAGGTGACCTGCCTGCTGCGCAGCCACCCGGACGGGGTGGCGCTGGCCGAGCGAGGCGCCCGGGTGGTGGTGGGCGGCCCGTCCGGCCTGCCGGCCGGCGAGACCTTCGACGTGGTGGTCGCCGCCGCCGGGCTGGACGCGGTGGAGTCGGTGGAGGGCCCCCGGCTGGGCTGGGACGGCGTGCTGGACCGGCTGGCGCGGGCGCTGCGCCCGGGCGGGACGCTGCTGCTGCGGCTGGACAACCCGCTGGGCGTGCACCGGCTGGTCGCCACCGCCCCCTGGTACGCCGACCGCGCCGACGCCGCCTGGACCATCGGCGGGGTGCTCGACACCGACCGGCCGGCCAACCCGGAGCAGTTGCGCGACCGGCTCACCGTGGCGGGACTGCGGCCGGCGGCCTGCTTCGCGGCGTACCCCGATCCGAGCGCGCCGACCGCATTGGTGGCCGCCGACGAGCTGGACCGGCGGACCACGTCGGGACTGTTCGACGCGGTGCTGCACGGTGCCTGCGCGGGCGGCGCGGCCACCGTGCTCCAGGACCCGGTCCGGCTGGCCGTCGACGCGCTGCACGCGGGCCTCGGCTCGGCGCTGGCGCCGGGCTGGCTGCTGCTCGCCCGCCGGCCCGCCGACCCGGACACCGGGCCGACCGACCCGTGGCCGGACGCGCTGCCCGTGGCGCTGGTGCAGACCGGGCCGCCGGGGATCGGCGTGGTCGAGGTGGTCGACGGGCCGGACGGCTGGCGGTGGCGGGTGGGTGGCCGGGTCAGCCGGCCGGCGCCGGCGCCGTTCGCCACCCGGGAGGCGGCCTACCGGGACGCGGGCGCGCTGGACGGGCCGGTGCCCGAGGGGCGGCTGCTGGGCACCCTGCTGCTCGACGCCTGCCTGCGCCGCGACCTGGACACCGTGCGCCGGCTGCTGCGCGGGTACGCGACCTGGCTCGCCGCCGGCGCCGACGCCGACGGTCGACTGGGCGGCGCGGTGGCCCTCGCCGGCACGGACAACGTGGTGGTGGCCGGCGACCAGTACGCGGTGCTCGACCCGAGCTGGCGGGCCGCCGCGCCGATGGACGTGGACGTGGTGCTGGCCCGGAGCCTGTGGCGGTTCGCCGCCGCGCTGCTCACCGGCGGGTACGCCCACCCCTGGCCGTCCACGCTGGACGTCGCCGGCCTGACCGTCGTGCTCGGCGGCCTCGCCGGCCGGGAGCTGGACCGGCGCACCGTCCACGCGGCGATCGAGGCGGAGGCGGCGGTCTCCGCCGCGCTGCGCGGCCTCGACGCCGACGGGCGGGTCCGCCTCGCCACCGAGCTGCGCGCGGTCGAGCCGACCGACCCGCCGGCCGGTCCGCGCAGCTACCAGCAGCTCCGGGAGGCCTGGCTGCGCCAGCGGGAGGAGCTGACCCGGCTGGGCGCGCTGCTGAAGTGGACCGAGGAGCTGCTGACCTCGCGGGAGCGGGCGTTGCGCCGGGCCGACGCCACGATCAACCTGCTCAGCGGTTCGCTGAGCTACCGGGTGGGCCGGCTGGCGATCACGCCGGCCCGGCTGGCGAAGCGGGGCGCCCGGGCGGCCAAGCGCCGCGCCCGGGAGGCGCTGAACCAGCGCGGCCCGCGGGAGGAGCAGCAGTGA
- a CDS encoding glycosyltransferase family protein, which yields MSGETGSVRPADGPRIVGIVQARMGSSRLPGKVLRPLAGRSVLGRVVRAARDSDVLADLVVATSTDAVDDAVAAECDRLGVPCHRGPVDDVLGRFVGALAAHPGDAIMRFTADCPLLDPEIIALVASVYRAVPGLDYASTSIARTLPRGLDVEIIRADALRTLDRLATDHHRVHVTSYAYTHPELFRVLGVTLTPDRSTLRLTLDTERDWALVRAVTDHFGDVSVPLAKLADWLDGQPALRALNADVRQKRLEES from the coding sequence GTGAGCGGGGAGACCGGGTCGGTGCGGCCGGCGGACGGGCCGCGGATCGTGGGGATCGTGCAGGCGCGGATGGGTTCGTCCCGGCTGCCCGGCAAGGTGCTGCGCCCGCTGGCCGGGCGCAGCGTGCTCGGCCGGGTGGTCCGGGCCGCCCGGGACAGCGACGTGCTGGCCGACCTGGTCGTGGCGACCAGCACCGACGCCGTCGACGACGCGGTGGCCGCCGAGTGCGACCGGCTGGGCGTGCCGTGCCACCGGGGCCCGGTCGACGACGTGCTGGGTCGCTTCGTCGGCGCCCTGGCCGCCCACCCCGGTGACGCGATCATGCGGTTCACCGCCGACTGCCCGCTGCTGGACCCGGAGATCATCGCGCTGGTGGCCTCGGTGTACCGGGCGGTGCCCGGGCTCGACTACGCCAGCACGTCGATCGCCCGTACGCTGCCCCGCGGGCTGGACGTCGAGATCATCCGGGCGGACGCGCTGCGCACCCTGGACCGGCTCGCCACCGACCACCACCGGGTGCACGTCACCTCGTACGCGTACACCCACCCGGAACTGTTCCGGGTGCTCGGGGTGACCCTCACCCCGGACCGGTCGACGCTGCGGCTCACCCTCGACACCGAGCGGGACTGGGCGTTGGTGCGCGCGGTGACCGACCATTTCGGCGACGTCAGCGTGCCGCTGGCCAAGCTCGCCGACTGGCTGGACGGCCAGCCCGCTCTGCGCGCCCTCAACGCCGACGTACGCCAGAAGCGCCTGGAGGAGTCCTGA
- a CDS encoding alpha-ketoglutarate-dependent dioxygenase AlkB, with protein sequence MTQAAYQPSMLDLADAGPSLGPLPGALRRHVLTRGAWVDHLPGWVRGSDAVLDTLLAAVPWRAERRTMYDAEVDVPRLLCWYAGGRPLPHPVLTEAREALTRHYAAELGEAFVTAGMCLYRDGRDSVAWHGDTQGRSAHTDTMVAIVSFGSPRPLLLRPRGGGTSLRFPLGHGDLVVMGGSCQRTWEHAIPKTARPVGPRVSVQFRPTGVA encoded by the coding sequence ATGACGCAGGCCGCCTACCAGCCGTCGATGCTCGACCTCGCCGACGCCGGTCCGTCGCTCGGGCCGCTGCCCGGCGCGCTGCGCCGGCACGTGCTGACCCGGGGCGCCTGGGTCGACCACCTCCCCGGCTGGGTGCGCGGCTCCGACGCGGTGCTCGACACCCTGCTGGCCGCGGTGCCGTGGCGCGCCGAGCGCCGCACCATGTACGACGCCGAGGTCGACGTCCCCCGTCTGCTCTGCTGGTACGCCGGCGGCCGCCCGCTGCCGCACCCGGTGCTGACCGAGGCCCGGGAGGCGCTGACCCGACACTACGCCGCCGAGCTGGGCGAGGCCTTCGTCACCGCCGGCATGTGCCTCTACCGCGACGGCCGGGACAGCGTCGCCTGGCACGGCGACACCCAGGGCCGGTCGGCGCACACCGACACCATGGTCGCCATCGTCTCGTTCGGCTCACCGCGGCCGCTGCTGCTGCGCCCGCGCGGCGGCGGCACCAGCCTGCGCTTCCCGCTCGGGCACGGCGACCTGGTGGTGATGGGCGGCTCCTGCCAGCGCACCTGGGAGCACGCCATCCCCAAGACCGCCCGCCCGGTCGGCCCCCGCGTCAGCGTCCAGTTCCGCCCCACCGGCGTAGCCTGA
- a CDS encoding DegT/DnrJ/EryC1/StrS family aminotransferase, translated as MTAMLPYGRQSVTADDVAAVVAALRSDWLTTGPQVDAFEADLASWTGGVGCAAVSNGTAALHVGYAAAGVGPGDEVVVPPMTFVATASSAVALGAKVVFADVEEETFTLDPAAAAAATTSRTRVVSAVDYAGHPADYDALRGALAGSDALLLADAAHSIGATYRGRPVGSLADLTTFSFFPTKNLTTAEGGAVAALDAELLTRARRFRNIGLVRERDALRWPDEGGWHQEVHEFGLNYRLPDVLCALGRSQLRRLGDFLAARDRLVARYDEALADLDGVLRPGRRPWAAPAWHLYPIRVLDGRRREVYDRMRAAGIGVQVNYLPAHWHPAFADLGYRRGSCPVAESFYEQQLSLPLFPTLTDADQDRVIDALGAALRGGTARPAAA; from the coding sequence GTGACGGCGATGCTGCCGTACGGGCGGCAGTCGGTCACCGCCGACGACGTCGCCGCCGTGGTGGCCGCGCTGCGCAGCGACTGGCTCACGACCGGCCCGCAGGTCGACGCTTTCGAGGCCGACCTGGCGAGCTGGACCGGCGGGGTCGGCTGCGCGGCGGTCTCCAACGGCACCGCCGCGCTGCACGTCGGGTACGCGGCGGCCGGGGTGGGCCCCGGCGACGAGGTGGTGGTGCCGCCGATGACGTTCGTCGCCACCGCCAGCAGCGCGGTGGCCCTCGGCGCGAAGGTGGTCTTCGCCGACGTCGAGGAGGAGACCTTCACCCTCGACCCGGCCGCGGCGGCCGCCGCGACGACCTCGCGTACCCGGGTGGTCTCCGCCGTCGACTACGCCGGCCACCCGGCCGACTACGACGCCCTGCGCGGCGCCCTCGCCGGCAGCGACGCGCTGCTGCTGGCCGACGCGGCGCACTCCATCGGCGCCACCTACCGGGGCCGGCCGGTCGGCTCGCTGGCCGACCTGACCACCTTCTCGTTCTTCCCCACCAAGAACCTGACCACGGCCGAGGGCGGCGCGGTCGCCGCGCTCGACGCGGAGCTGCTGACCCGGGCCCGCCGGTTCCGCAACATCGGGCTGGTCCGCGAGCGGGACGCGCTGCGCTGGCCGGACGAGGGCGGCTGGCACCAGGAGGTGCACGAGTTCGGCCTGAACTACCGGCTGCCCGACGTGCTCTGCGCGCTCGGTCGCAGCCAGCTGCGCCGGCTCGGCGACTTCCTCGCCGCCCGGGACCGGCTGGTCGCCCGGTACGACGAGGCGCTGGCCGACCTGGACGGCGTGCTGCGGCCCGGCCGCCGCCCGTGGGCCGCCCCGGCCTGGCACCTCTACCCGATCCGCGTGCTCGACGGCCGCCGCCGTGAGGTGTACGACCGGATGCGGGCCGCCGGCATCGGCGTCCAGGTCAACTACCTGCCCGCGCACTGGCACCCGGCCTTCGCCGACCTCGGTTACCGGCGCGGATCCTGCCCGGTGGCCGAGTCGTTCTACGAACAGCAGCTGTCGTTGCCGCTCTTCCCGACCCTGACCGACGCCGACCAGGATCGCGTGATCGACGCGCTGGGCGCGGCGCTGCGGGGCGGCACGGCACGTCCCGCCGCCGCCTGA
- a CDS encoding GNAT family N-acetyltransferase → MLRGATEDDVNLMLSWRNQETNRQVSKNSHEITAEEHAAWWSRVRTDPTRRVLVYVRDGRPCGVVTFFDLRLTGPRTGSWGFYLDADGLAERGETLPAWLEVMRAAVDHAFDELRLDRLDGEVLADNTVVRRMNRRFRFVEGIPEKQVHDGREITVVPVSLTRENRRRR, encoded by the coding sequence GTGCTGCGTGGGGCGACCGAGGACGACGTTAACCTGATGTTGTCCTGGCGTAATCAGGAAACCAACCGGCAGGTAAGCAAGAACAGTCACGAGATCACCGCCGAGGAGCACGCCGCGTGGTGGTCCCGGGTGCGCACCGATCCCACCCGCCGGGTGCTGGTGTACGTCCGCGACGGCCGGCCCTGCGGCGTGGTGACCTTCTTCGACCTGCGCCTGACTGGTCCGCGTACCGGTTCCTGGGGCTTCTACCTGGACGCCGACGGGCTGGCCGAGCGGGGCGAGACGCTGCCCGCCTGGCTGGAGGTGATGCGGGCGGCGGTGGACCACGCCTTCGACGAGCTGCGGCTCGACCGGCTCGACGGCGAGGTGCTCGCCGACAACACGGTGGTACGCCGGATGAACCGACGGTTCCGGTTCGTCGAGGGCATCCCCGAAAAGCAGGTGCACGACGGCCGGGAAATCACCGTCGTCCCCGTTTCGCTGACTCGGGAGAATCGTCGACGGCGCTGA